In Simplicispira sp. 125, one DNA window encodes the following:
- a CDS encoding bifunctional diguanylate cyclase/phosphodiesterase: MHSPSIDAPSATQAEPSDSLLRLIADSVPALMAYFELPSLLCRFANQGYAAYHGQTPESMLNRSVEEAIGTRAWLAIAPYVERSKRGERVKYTREQTLPNGEIRMIEVHLIPHMASTPEPVGCFVLITDITERWRADQAMRQTEERMRKFSDATHEAIVFHRDGLISDGNEALTRLTGYALHEVLGLSIFHFISPEYRPVALEYTRSGREDPYEVSFRHKDGRTIPVEAVGKTMPELHGDYRIVILRDITARKRAQEREAFLALHDTLTELPNRRHLMEQLGRVVDQARQRQGHAAVLFVDLDHFKTVNDSLGHHAGDQLLREVAQRLSQCVGEAGMVARLSGDEFVVVLANALDADSALRMADRLLESMHGAFTLNQQLVTMSPSIGVSLYPDDGETGDALLRNADAAMYHAKESGRGNRQRYQPGMESRAMEVLQQERMLREAIAHNAFVLHYQPQVSLADGSLQGIEALVRWQHPVRGLVSPVEFIAFAESRGLIAPIGHWVMHEACRQLKAWQDEGLALVPMAVNLSALEFRQRDMAADIAAALQATGLPPRFLEIELTESVLMHQAGQILDTLKAIKALGVGISIDDFGTGYSSLAYLKRYPIDKLKIDRSFVVDTPGNTDDEAIITAIIQMARSLQLKTVAEGVETPAQSDMLRSLGCDLIQGYVVSAALDAAATHAWLQQKSHPGHGQ; this comes from the coding sequence ATGCACTCCCCATCCATCGATGCACCCTCCGCCACCCAGGCTGAACCCAGCGATTCGCTGCTGCGCCTGATCGCGGATTCCGTGCCGGCATTGATGGCTTATTTCGAGCTGCCCAGCCTGCTCTGCCGATTCGCCAACCAGGGCTATGCCGCATACCACGGCCAAACCCCCGAATCGATGCTGAACCGGTCCGTGGAGGAAGCCATTGGCACCCGCGCATGGCTGGCCATTGCGCCCTATGTAGAGCGCAGCAAGCGCGGCGAGCGCGTGAAGTACACCCGCGAGCAGACGCTGCCCAACGGCGAAATACGCATGATTGAGGTGCACCTGATCCCGCACATGGCCAGCACGCCCGAGCCGGTGGGCTGTTTCGTGCTGATCACCGACATCACCGAGCGCTGGCGCGCCGACCAGGCGATGCGGCAGACCGAAGAGCGCATGCGCAAGTTTTCCGATGCCACGCACGAAGCCATCGTCTTCCACCGCGACGGCCTCATCTCCGACGGCAACGAAGCCCTGACCCGTTTGACCGGCTATGCGCTGCACGAGGTTCTGGGCCTGTCGATCTTCCATTTCATCAGCCCGGAATATCGCCCCGTGGCGCTGGAATACACCCGCAGCGGACGCGAGGACCCTTACGAAGTGAGTTTTCGCCATAAAGACGGCCGCACGATCCCGGTCGAAGCCGTGGGCAAAACCATGCCGGAACTGCACGGGGACTACCGCATCGTCATCCTGCGCGACATCACGGCACGCAAACGGGCACAGGAGCGCGAGGCCTTCCTGGCCCTGCACGACACCCTCACCGAGCTGCCCAACCGGCGCCACCTGATGGAGCAGTTGGGCAGGGTTGTTGACCAGGCCCGCCAGCGCCAGGGCCACGCCGCCGTGCTGTTTGTCGACCTGGACCATTTCAAGACAGTGAACGACTCGCTGGGCCACCACGCAGGCGACCAGTTGCTGCGCGAGGTGGCCCAGCGCCTGAGCCAATGCGTAGGAGAGGCTGGCATGGTGGCACGGCTCAGCGGCGACGAATTCGTTGTGGTGCTGGCCAACGCACTCGATGCTGACAGCGCCCTGCGCATGGCCGACCGGTTGCTCGAAAGCATGCACGGCGCCTTCACGCTGAACCAGCAGCTCGTCACCATGTCGCCATCCATCGGCGTCAGCCTGTACCCGGACGATGGCGAAACGGGCGACGCCCTGCTACGCAATGCCGACGCCGCCATGTACCACGCCAAAGAAAGCGGGCGCGGCAACCGCCAGCGCTACCAGCCAGGCATGGAAAGCCGGGCCATGGAGGTACTGCAGCAAGAGCGCATGTTGCGCGAGGCCATCGCCCACAACGCTTTTGTGCTGCATTACCAGCCCCAGGTCAGCCTGGCCGACGGCAGCCTCCAGGGCATAGAGGCCCTGGTGCGCTGGCAACACCCGGTGCGCGGCCTGGTCAGTCCGGTCGAGTTCATTGCCTTCGCTGAATCGCGCGGGCTCATCGCCCCGATCGGCCACTGGGTCATGCACGAGGCCTGCCGCCAGCTCAAGGCCTGGCAAGACGAAGGCCTGGCCCTGGTGCCCATGGCCGTGAATCTGTCGGCGCTCGAATTCCGCCAGCGCGACATGGCGGCCGACATCGCCGCCGCGCTGCAGGCCACAGGCCTGCCCCCACGCTTCCTGGAAATCGAGCTGACCGAATCGGTGCTGATGCACCAGGCCGGCCAAATACTGGACACCCTCAAAGCCATCAAGGCCCTGGGCGTGGGGATTTCCATCGACGACTTCGGCACCGGCTATTCCTCGCTGGCCTACCTCAAGCGCTACCCGATCGACAAACTCAAGATCGACCGCTCATTTGTCGTCGACACGCCCGGCAACACCGACGACGAAGCCATCATTACCGCCATCATCCAGATGGCCCGCAGCCTGCAACTCAAAACAGTGGCCGAGGGCGTGGAAACCCCTGCACAAAGCGACATGCTGCGCAGCTTGGGCTGCGACCTGATCCAGGGCTACGTGGTGTCTGCCGCACTGGATGCCGCCGCCACGCACGCCTGGCTGCAACAAAAAAGCCATCCAGGACATGGACAATAG
- a CDS encoding AMP nucleosidase produces the protein MPQTPHFIAPTRHTDPASALSQVQRIYQQQIDHLRSTMQEFVAGQTPPAPVRAFYPFVRVHTTTVARSASKLAYGFVEGPGHFETTLTRPDLFGDYYHEQFRLLRQSHGVELEVGTSAHPIPIHFSFAEHDHVEGQLSPERRMLMRDLFDLPDLAAMDDGIANGTYQHRPGEAQPLALFTAPRVDYSLHRLRHYTGTAPEWFQNFVLFTNYQFYIDEFVRLGHAEMARPDSEYVAFVEPGNVVTRRVGLPEQPGDALGAPLPRLPQMPAYHLMRADRSGITMVNIGVGPSNAKTITDHIAVLRPHAWMMLGHCAGLRNSQQLGDYVLAHAYVREDHVLDEELPLWVPIPALAEIQVALEQAVADVTQLGRSELKHIMRTGTVASTDNRNWELLPDNLPQRRFSQSRAVALDMESATIAANGFRFRVPYGTLLCVSDKPLHGEIKLPGMANHFYRERVDQHLRIGMRAIEILREGGVQRLHSRKLRSFAEVAFQ, from the coding sequence ATGCCCCAAACCCCCCATTTCATTGCACCCACCCGCCACACCGATCCTGCCAGCGCACTGTCCCAGGTGCAGCGCATCTACCAGCAGCAAATAGACCATCTGCGCAGCACCATGCAGGAGTTTGTAGCCGGGCAGACACCACCAGCCCCGGTACGCGCCTTCTACCCCTTTGTGCGCGTGCACACCACCACGGTGGCTCGGTCGGCCAGCAAGCTGGCTTATGGGTTTGTCGAGGGACCGGGCCATTTCGAAACCACGCTCACGCGGCCCGACCTGTTTGGCGACTATTACCACGAGCAGTTCCGCCTGCTGCGCCAGAGCCATGGCGTAGAGCTGGAAGTGGGCACCAGCGCCCACCCTATTCCCATCCACTTCTCGTTTGCCGAGCACGACCATGTCGAGGGCCAGCTCTCACCCGAGCGGCGCATGCTGATGCGTGACCTGTTCGACCTGCCCGACCTGGCCGCCATGGACGACGGCATCGCCAATGGCACCTACCAGCACCGCCCCGGCGAAGCGCAGCCCCTGGCGCTTTTCACCGCGCCGCGCGTGGACTATTCGCTGCACCGCCTGCGCCACTACACGGGCACGGCGCCCGAGTGGTTCCAGAACTTCGTGCTGTTCACCAATTACCAGTTCTACATTGATGAATTCGTGCGCCTGGGCCACGCCGAGATGGCGCGCCCGGACAGCGAATACGTCGCCTTTGTGGAACCCGGCAACGTGGTCACGCGCCGCGTGGGCCTGCCCGAGCAGCCAGGCGACGCGCTGGGCGCACCACTGCCGCGCCTGCCGCAAATGCCCGCCTACCACCTCATGCGGGCCGACCGCAGCGGCATCACCATGGTCAACATCGGGGTCGGCCCGTCCAACGCCAAGACCATCACCGACCACATCGCCGTGCTGCGCCCGCACGCCTGGATGATGCTGGGCCACTGCGCCGGCCTGCGCAACAGCCAGCAGTTGGGCGACTACGTGCTGGCCCACGCCTATGTGCGCGAAGACCATGTGCTGGATGAAGAACTACCGCTGTGGGTGCCCATTCCCGCACTGGCCGAAATCCAGGTGGCCCTGGAGCAAGCCGTGGCCGACGTCACGCAACTGGGCCGCAGCGAACTCAAGCACATCATGCGCACCGGCACCGTGGCCAGCACCGACAACCGCAACTGGGAGCTGCTGCCCGACAACCTGCCCCAGCGGCGCTTCAGCCAAAGCCGCGCCGTGGCGCTGGACATGGAAAGCGCCACCATCGCAGCCAACGGCTTTCGCTTTCGGGTGCCCTACGGCACGCTGCTGTGCGTGAGCGACAAGCCCCTGCACGGTGAGATCAAGCTGCCCGGCATGGCCAACCACTTCTACCGCGAGCGGGTCGATCAGCACCTGCGTATCGGCATGCGCGCCATCGAAATTTTGCGCGAGGGTGGCGTGCAGCGTCTGCACAGCCGCAAGCTGCGCAGTTTTGCCGAAGTGGCTTTCCAGTAG
- a CDS encoding ATP-binding cassette domain-containing protein codes for MPETSPPQTPLLDVIGLRKSYGDTPVVDNVSFAIAPGECLGVIGPNGAGKTTTIRMCLGLTAPDGGTVHFTPQPGAAPLQMPRDALAIKARWGVVTQFDTLDPDFTCAENLRVFGRYFGLNGKVMDERVPQLLEFAALTAKADAKPGELSGGMKRRLSLARALVNNPRLLLLDEPTTGLDPQARHLMWERLQLLLQQGTSILLTTHFMDEAERLCSRLLVLDHGRKIAEGAPRALIAQHLEPDVVEVFGVGAVQMAEDPALRALAARVEVSGETVFFYTQNAQPLLQALGQHGHLRTLHRPANLEDLFLKLTGRQIRE; via the coding sequence TTGCCTGAAACTTCTCCCCCGCAGACGCCCCTGCTCGACGTGATCGGCCTGCGCAAATCGTATGGCGACACCCCGGTGGTGGACAACGTGTCGTTTGCCATCGCCCCTGGCGAATGCCTGGGCGTCATCGGCCCCAACGGCGCGGGCAAGACCACCACCATCCGCATGTGCCTGGGCCTCACGGCCCCCGATGGCGGCACGGTGCACTTCACGCCGCAGCCAGGCGCCGCGCCCCTGCAGATGCCGCGCGATGCGCTGGCCATCAAGGCCCGGTGGGGCGTGGTCACGCAGTTCGACACCCTGGACCCGGACTTCACCTGTGCCGAAAACCTGCGCGTGTTCGGCCGCTACTTTGGCCTCAATGGCAAGGTGATGGACGAGCGCGTGCCCCAGTTGCTGGAGTTTGCCGCCCTCACCGCCAAGGCCGATGCCAAGCCCGGCGAGCTGTCGGGCGGCATGAAGCGGCGCCTGTCGCTGGCACGGGCCCTCGTCAACAACCCGCGCTTGCTGCTGCTCGATGAACCCACCACCGGCCTAGACCCGCAGGCGCGCCACCTGATGTGGGAGCGGCTGCAACTGCTGCTGCAGCAGGGCACGTCGATTTTGCTGACCACCCACTTCATGGACGAGGCCGAGCGCCTGTGCTCGCGCCTGCTGGTGCTGGACCACGGCCGCAAGATCGCCGAAGGCGCCCCGCGCGCGCTGATCGCCCAGCACCTGGAGCCCGATGTGGTGGAAGTGTTTGGCGTGGGCGCCGTCCAGATGGCCGAAGACCCCGCGCTGCGCGCCCTGGCCGCGCGCGTGGAAGTCAGTGGCGAGACCGTGTTTTTCTACACCCAGAACGCCCAGCCGCTGCTGCAGGCGCTGGGCCAGCACGGCCACCTGCGCACATTGCACCGGCCGGCCAATCTGGAGGACCTGTTCCTCAAGCTCACGGGGCGGCAGATCCGGGAGTGA
- a CDS encoding tannase/feruloyl esterase family alpha/beta hydrolase, whose protein sequence is MPKKKILFATGYLAVLLATADRAHAQPQACAEMLAAAIPSTAIGLPSGDGKVTEVAVVPAAGSNASATPAHCRVTGTLAPVNPQAPAITFRLALPVAWNGKVMMFGGGGFDGMLPNVAGNVPAGPTDQPTPLGRGYATFGSDAGHQANASGSLDGRFLQNDEAVRNFGGEALKKTRDAALFLISRHYAQGKPQKAYFAGGSTGGREALSLAQRWPDDWDGIIAWYPAWNQLSAMLGGHRVSRALAQKGAYPNPAKRAVLHRAVLETCDLLDGVADGVVSNQTRCNARFDPTVARVAGSPLRCPNGIDAGDTCLSDAQIAALTTMNTAARFNFFLASGSTSYPGYNVWGASLGAAGGSSPVHPIETFLNLGTEQPAMPVPSGAPYITKQLDQMIKLGVTRDLAFDSLTLDPENPGPWASRLSAFSTMLDVGSDLTAFAARGGKLLLAHGVSDVLVSARATAQYYQRLQAQMGASRVDSFARYYEVPGYGHAVSTVFNATWDSLSALENWVEKGIAPKDQVTTDTVGVPGRKRPLCEYPTWPRYRGAGDVNAAESYGCSTDF, encoded by the coding sequence ATGCCAAAGAAGAAGATATTGTTCGCAACAGGCTACCTGGCGGTTCTGTTGGCGACCGCTGACCGGGCCCATGCACAGCCGCAGGCATGCGCAGAGATGCTGGCGGCGGCCATTCCGTCGACCGCCATCGGCCTGCCGAGCGGCGACGGAAAGGTGACCGAAGTGGCGGTCGTTCCGGCCGCCGGATCGAATGCGTCTGCCACGCCCGCGCACTGCCGTGTCACAGGTACCCTGGCGCCGGTCAACCCGCAGGCGCCGGCGATCACTTTTCGCTTGGCATTGCCCGTCGCTTGGAACGGAAAGGTGATGATGTTCGGTGGCGGCGGCTTCGATGGCATGCTTCCCAACGTGGCGGGCAACGTGCCGGCGGGGCCGACGGACCAGCCCACACCCCTGGGGCGCGGCTACGCGACGTTCGGCAGCGATGCGGGCCATCAGGCCAACGCTTCCGGCTCGCTGGACGGGCGGTTCCTCCAAAATGACGAAGCGGTGCGCAACTTCGGCGGCGAGGCGCTCAAGAAGACGCGCGACGCGGCCCTGTTCCTGATCAGCCGACACTACGCGCAAGGCAAGCCGCAAAAGGCTTATTTCGCTGGCGGGTCCACCGGCGGGCGGGAAGCGCTCTCGCTGGCGCAGCGCTGGCCGGACGACTGGGACGGCATCATCGCCTGGTATCCCGCATGGAATCAACTGTCCGCCATGCTGGGCGGACACCGTGTCAGCCGTGCCCTGGCGCAAAAGGGGGCCTACCCCAACCCCGCCAAGCGCGCAGTGCTGCACCGTGCTGTCCTGGAGACCTGCGACTTGCTGGATGGTGTGGCCGACGGCGTGGTCAGCAACCAGACGCGTTGCAACGCACGCTTTGATCCAACGGTGGCGCGCGTCGCGGGTTCTCCCTTGCGCTGCCCCAACGGCATCGACGCCGGTGACACCTGCCTTTCCGATGCGCAGATCGCCGCGCTGACCACCATGAACACCGCTGCGCGGTTCAACTTTTTCCTGGCCAGCGGCTCGACGAGCTATCCCGGCTACAACGTCTGGGGCGCGTCACTCGGCGCTGCGGGCGGGTCGTCGCCCGTGCATCCCATCGAGACCTTCCTCAACCTGGGAACCGAGCAGCCAGCGATGCCCGTGCCTTCCGGGGCACCCTACATCACCAAGCAACTGGACCAGATGATCAAGCTGGGCGTCACACGGGACCTGGCATTCGACTCGCTGACGTTGGACCCGGAGAACCCTGGCCCCTGGGCTTCCCGCCTCAGCGCTTTCAGCACCATGCTGGATGTCGGTTCGGACCTCACGGCCTTTGCCGCTCGGGGAGGTAAGTTGCTGCTCGCGCATGGGGTATCGGACGTGCTGGTGAGCGCCCGGGCGACCGCGCAGTATTACCAGCGCCTGCAGGCGCAGATGGGAGCTTCCCGGGTGGATTCGTTTGCACGCTATTACGAAGTGCCTGGTTACGGCCACGCGGTCAGTACTGTGTTCAACGCCACCTGGGATTCATTGAGCGCGTTGGAAAACTGGGTGGAGAAAGGCATTGCGCCCAAGGACCAGGTAACCACCGATACGGTCGGCGTTCCCGGTCGCAAGCGCCCCCTGTGCGAATATCCCACGTGGCCCCGGTACCGTGGCGCGGGGGACGTGAATGCTGCGGAGTCTTACGGCTGTTCCACGGACTTCTGA
- a CDS encoding SDR family oxidoreductase, with product MTGALQGQVAWITGAGSGIGLAAARALASAGATVVLSGRRPDPLEAAAAHIRATGGVAEVAALDVTDAEAVAATASQILQRHGNRMDVLVNCAGTNTPERFWRDQSAKGWRQVIATNMDSIFYTTYAVLPAMRARRSGLVINVSSWAGVHHPKLTGPAYNGSKHAVVAMTETINMEDGVHGIRACSLCPAEVATPILDTRPTPPTAEERARMLQPDDVGRAIRFMAELPAGVCINQLVISPTWNRFYINDL from the coding sequence ATGACTGGCGCGCTGCAAGGGCAGGTAGCCTGGATCACTGGGGCCGGTTCCGGCATTGGCTTGGCCGCGGCCCGTGCGCTCGCTAGCGCGGGTGCCACGGTGGTGCTGTCCGGCCGGCGGCCGGACCCACTGGAGGCCGCTGCTGCGCACATCCGCGCCACGGGCGGGGTGGCCGAGGTCGCCGCGCTGGACGTGACGGACGCCGAGGCCGTGGCGGCGACGGCCTCGCAGATTCTGCAGCGGCATGGCAATCGCATGGATGTGCTGGTGAACTGCGCGGGTACCAACACCCCTGAACGGTTCTGGCGTGACCAGTCTGCCAAGGGCTGGCGCCAAGTCATCGCGACCAACATGGACAGCATTTTCTACACCACATACGCGGTGCTGCCCGCGATGCGCGCGCGCCGCAGTGGGCTGGTGATCAATGTGTCGTCGTGGGCCGGCGTCCATCACCCCAAGCTCACCGGGCCGGCCTACAACGGCAGCAAGCACGCCGTGGTCGCGATGACCGAGACCATCAACATGGAAGACGGCGTGCATGGCATACGCGCCTGCAGCCTGTGCCCTGCCGAGGTGGCCACCCCCATTCTCGACACGCGGCCCACGCCGCCAACGGCGGAGGAGAGGGCCCGCATGCTGCAGCCGGACGATGTGGGGCGCGCCATCCGCTTCATGGCCGAGCTGCCTGCCGGTGTGTGCATCAACCAGCTTGTCATCAGCCCCACCTGGAACCGCTTCTACATCAACGACCTGTGA
- a CDS encoding SDR family NAD(P)-dependent oxidoreductase: MKKLLLQDRVAIVTGAGGGLGRAHALELARQGARVVVNDLDGSDHGAAAQTVVAEIRALGGEALVHLGDVTQPDEMEQMAAQALNAWGRIDILINNAGILRDRTFAKMALEDFRRVLEVHVMGAVHATRAVWAQMQEQHYGRIVMTTSSSGLYGNFGQANYGAAKMALVGLMQTLALEGAKRNIRVNCLAPSAATGMTDGVLPPDALARLTPEQVSPALIPLVCEDAPSRTILLAGAGSFEAAHITMTRGIHIAGQAGVAEQLHRRLSEVQNRIGERVPESGWEQYQHELSKGQFVLEGVA; encoded by the coding sequence ATGAAAAAACTTCTTCTTCAAGATCGCGTCGCCATCGTCACAGGCGCGGGCGGGGGCCTCGGCCGTGCGCATGCGCTGGAATTGGCCCGCCAGGGTGCGCGCGTTGTCGTCAATGACCTGGATGGTTCCGACCATGGCGCCGCTGCGCAGACCGTCGTGGCCGAGATTCGTGCGCTGGGAGGCGAAGCGCTCGTGCACCTCGGTGACGTCACGCAGCCTGATGAGATGGAGCAGATGGCGGCACAGGCCCTCAACGCGTGGGGGCGCATCGACATCCTCATCAACAATGCCGGCATCCTGCGCGACAGGACCTTTGCCAAGATGGCGCTGGAAGACTTCCGCCGGGTGCTGGAGGTGCACGTGATGGGGGCGGTCCATGCCACCCGGGCGGTTTGGGCGCAGATGCAGGAGCAGCACTACGGCCGCATCGTGATGACCACCTCGTCCTCGGGGCTCTACGGCAATTTCGGCCAGGCCAACTACGGTGCCGCCAAGATGGCGCTGGTCGGTCTCATGCAGACCCTTGCACTCGAGGGTGCCAAGCGAAACATCCGCGTCAATTGCCTGGCCCCATCGGCCGCGACCGGAATGACCGACGGCGTGTTGCCGCCCGACGCGCTCGCCCGGCTCACGCCAGAACAGGTCAGCCCGGCACTGATTCCCCTGGTCTGCGAAGATGCTCCCAGCCGCACCATCCTGCTGGCCGGTGCGGGGAGCTTCGAGGCCGCACACATCACCATGACGCGCGGCATCCACATCGCTGGCCAGGCGGGTGTAGCCGAGCAGTTACACAGGCGTCTGTCGGAGGTCCAGAACCGCATCGGGGAACGTGTGCCAGAGTCAGGCTGGGAGCAGTACCAGCATGAGCTGAGCAAGGGCCAGTTCGTCTTGGAGGGTGTGGCATGA
- a CDS encoding 3-keto-5-aminohexanoate cleavage protein: protein MSDKVIISCAVTGSVHTPTMSPYLAITPEQIAEQAIEASEAGAAILHLHARDPGDGRPTPDPTIFDRFVPRIKAATDAIINITTGGSTRMTLAERLAYPLQAAPEMCSLNMGSMNFSIHPVVRKISQWQHAWEQPYVEGMEDLIFRNTFADIKHILQVLGRERGTRFEFECYDMGHLYTLAHFRDEGLIDGPIFLQCIFGILGGLGADPENLVAMRTTADRLFGRDGYRFSVLGAGRHQMPLLTMAAVMGGNVRVGLEDSLYLGKGQLATSCAEQVRKIRRILDELSLDVASPAEVRTMLALKGANAVNF from the coding sequence ATGTCCGACAAAGTCATCATCTCCTGCGCGGTCACCGGCTCGGTGCATACGCCCACCATGTCGCCCTACCTGGCGATCACGCCCGAACAGATCGCCGAGCAGGCCATCGAGGCATCCGAAGCCGGCGCCGCCATCCTGCACCTGCACGCACGCGATCCCGGTGACGGGCGGCCCACCCCGGACCCGACGATCTTTGACCGGTTCGTGCCGCGCATCAAGGCCGCCACCGACGCCATCATCAACATCACCACGGGCGGCAGCACCCGCATGACGCTGGCCGAGCGGCTTGCCTACCCGTTGCAGGCGGCGCCCGAGATGTGCTCGCTCAACATGGGGTCCATGAATTTCTCCATTCACCCCGTCGTGCGCAAGATCTCGCAGTGGCAGCACGCATGGGAGCAGCCCTACGTGGAAGGCATGGAGGACCTGATCTTTCGCAACACCTTCGCCGACATCAAGCACATCTTGCAGGTGCTGGGCCGCGAGCGCGGGACGCGGTTCGAGTTCGAGTGCTACGACATGGGTCATCTCTACACCCTGGCCCATTTCCGCGACGAGGGGTTGATCGATGGCCCCATCTTCCTGCAGTGCATCTTCGGAATCCTGGGTGGCCTGGGCGCCGATCCGGAGAACCTCGTCGCCATGCGCACCACGGCCGATCGCCTGTTCGGTCGGGACGGCTACCGCTTCTCTGTGCTGGGAGCCGGGCGCCACCAGATGCCGCTGCTGACCATGGCCGCGGTGATGGGCGGCAACGTGCGTGTCGGGCTGGAAGACAGCCTCTATCTGGGCAAAGGCCAGCTGGCGACCAGTTGCGCCGAGCAGGTGCGCAAGATCCGCCGCATTCTTGATGAACTGTCCCTCGACGTCGCGTCACCCGCCGAGGTCCGAACCATGCTGGCGCTCAAAGGCGCCAATGCCGTCAACTTCTGA
- a CDS encoding ABC transporter ATP-binding protein: MNSLLQVEDLHAYYGKSHILQGVGFGVGEGEVLSLLGRNGSGRSTTLKALMGLVPPSRGSVRLAGQEMAGSPPSRICRAGLAYVPEEREVFANLTVDENLRMGEQPAVPGAPRWTVQQMFDYFPRLKERRHTRAGSLSGGEQQMLTICRSLLGNPRVILIDEPTEGLAPMIVAQVGECIRDMRAQGVSVVLVEQKLAIALKVSDRVCVMGHGRIVFEGTPAQLQSDPGLLAQWLAV, translated from the coding sequence ATGAACAGCTTGCTTCAGGTGGAAGACCTGCACGCCTATTACGGCAAGAGCCACATCCTGCAGGGCGTGGGCTTTGGGGTGGGCGAAGGGGAGGTGCTGAGCCTGTTGGGCCGCAACGGGTCGGGGCGGTCCACCACGCTCAAGGCCCTGATGGGCCTGGTTCCGCCCAGCCGGGGCAGCGTGCGCCTGGCGGGTCAGGAGATGGCCGGATCCCCGCCCAGCCGGATCTGCCGCGCGGGCCTGGCTTACGTGCCCGAGGAGCGCGAGGTGTTCGCCAATCTCACGGTGGACGAGAACCTGCGGATGGGTGAGCAACCTGCTGTCCCCGGCGCGCCGCGCTGGACGGTGCAGCAGATGTTCGACTACTTCCCCCGGCTCAAGGAGCGGCGCCACACGCGCGCCGGAAGCTTGTCGGGCGGCGAGCAGCAGATGCTCACCATCTGCCGCTCCCTCCTGGGCAACCCACGGGTCATCCTCATCGATGAACCGACCGAAGGGCTCGCGCCCATGATCGTGGCCCAGGTCGGCGAGTGCATCCGCGACATGCGGGCCCAGGGAGTTTCCGTGGTCCTGGTGGAGCAAAAGCTCGCCATCGCGCTCAAGGTGTCCGACCGCGTTTGCGTGATGGGCCATGGCCGCATCGTGTTCGAGGGCACGCCCGCCCAACTGCAATCCGACCCAGGCCTGCTCGCGCAGTGGCTGGCCGTCTAA
- a CDS encoding ABC transporter ATP-binding protein: protein MNAPILQLRGLCKSFGDTEIIRGVDLDVASGERRALIGPNGAGKSTLFHLISGNLGATAGTVAFEGCDITGWAPQRVNRLGLARSFQITNIFPKLTVFENVRLAVMRQHPQPTAFWRRVDRLPAVREATERLLEQVRLHTRSATLAGGLSYSEQRSLEIAMTVASDPQLILLDEPMAGMSSEETDYTLHLIREVTAGRALLIVEHDMDVVFKLADRISVLVYGQVIATGTPEEIRQHRGVREAYLGEEVAA from the coding sequence ATGAACGCGCCCATCCTCCAGCTTCGAGGGCTGTGCAAGTCGTTTGGCGACACCGAGATCATTCGAGGCGTGGACCTCGACGTGGCAAGCGGCGAGCGCCGCGCCTTGATCGGTCCCAATGGCGCTGGAAAATCGACCTTGTTCCATCTGATCTCGGGCAACCTCGGCGCCACCGCCGGAACGGTCGCCTTTGAGGGGTGCGACATCACCGGCTGGGCGCCACAGCGCGTGAACCGGCTGGGGCTCGCGCGATCCTTCCAGATCACCAACATCTTTCCCAAGCTGACGGTGTTCGAAAACGTCCGCCTGGCGGTGATGCGTCAGCATCCGCAGCCGACCGCCTTTTGGCGCCGGGTCGACCGGTTGCCCGCAGTGCGCGAGGCCACGGAGCGATTGCTCGAGCAGGTGCGCCTGCACACCCGCTCCGCCACCCTCGCAGGCGGCCTCAGCTATTCCGAACAGCGGTCGTTGGAGATCGCCATGACAGTGGCGTCGGACCCCCAGCTCATCCTGCTCGACGAGCCCATGGCGGGCATGTCGAGCGAAGAGACCGACTACACGCTGCATCTGATCCGCGAGGTCACCGCCGGCCGAGCGCTGCTGATCGTAGAACACGACATGGACGTTGTCTTCAAGCTGGCCGACCGCATCAGCGTGCTCGTGTATGGCCAGGTGATTGCTACCGGAACTCCTGAGGAGATCCGTCAGCACCGGGGCGTGCGGGAGGCCTATCTGGGCGAGGAGGTCGCCGCATGA